ATGTTTGCATTGCTGAGGCTACCTCATCACTACGTGTGGTAGCCAATATTTTGCTTCCCGGAGCACCCCCAATTGCCAACAAACGTCTCCTCATGCCATCCCATTTCTGTCGATTCTCATTCCAAACATCATCAAGTACAAGCAAGTAACTTTTTCCTTTCAGATTTTCTTGAAGCTTCCTCACCAATGCTTCCGTGTTTGTTGTGTCAGCACTCTTTCCCTCGAGGGATTGTAGCATCTCATTCAACAGCCTTTTCACTTTGAAATCATCAGACACGCATACCCATATTTTTTTATCAAAGTGCTTCACTACACTGTCATTTTTTAGCACCATCTGTGCAAGGGTTTTTTATGACGGGTAAATCCTTCTTATAGTCTGAGCTAATTAACATGCTTACAACTTGAGACACCTCAACCTCCCTTCCCACCGTTTGTGACTCGTCCACAAAAGGATCAGTCGACCGATCCTCTTTGTGATCAGCAGATGTCATGGGTAGTTGAGCTGGATGAAGCCCTATCAGATTTGCTTCTCTGTAAGCTTCGTCTAGAGATGCGCTAACATTCTTGATCTTGTTAGCCATCTCTCTACGAAAGGAAATaggatttgaggaagaaaagaagttgCGTACCTTGTCGCGCTTCCGATTCTCAACCTTCTGCCGCAGAACTTCATATCCGAAGTCATCCAACACGATCTCAGCATCACGTGCTATGGACCGGAGCCTTTTGAGCCAGAGCTGCACGGCTTTGCCTGTTGATTGCTTGCACTTAGCATCAAAAATCAAAGCTTCCATCATCTCTACTTTCTTGGCAAGCTTCTGAAGGTCTTTCTTTACACCCCATACCCGGCTGATCTCGTCGGCAGCAAGTGGAAGTATCTTATTCAAGATCACACTAACACAACCGAGTGCAGCTTCAGCCATTTTCAGTGAAACTCTTTTACAGAAGAAGGAAAAATGCTTTGGTTGAATAGTTGGACTATTTTTGGCAGCCAGAGATGTTCAACATTCAAAAGCTTGCGTTACAAAGCACTGAATCCATTACTTATCTTTCGTTTTTTCCAAAACGAAATTTCCTACCAAGTTGGAAAACTAAAAAAGTAGTGCTCCAGGCGAAGACTAGAGATGATATCCAACGACCAATTCAGGGCCACACGGCTTGTGGGTaccattgaaataattgaatgTATAGGTGCTGGTTGAAAGCTGAAACAGTACACAATaatggttttttcttttttcatggtAACATTCATGCATCTGGTATAAGTTCTGCACACTTTCAATCGAGTAATccattttcaatcatcttttgtACATGTGACAATACTTATCTGTTCATTGCCCTAATGTTCTCATAATTCATTGCCAAAGCTGGAGAAAAGtgttaaaaacataaaaaagaaaaaaagctttGTTTCATTCTTGAACAAAGCAATATAGTAGCATATATCTTCCATTGATCCCTAGGCTCCACTGAAAGAATTATTATCTTCGAGCCgtactttttttgttttttgtttttgtttttttcattgGCTTTTGGTAGGGTCTTCACAAAAGCCTTGGATGCAATGTGGAATGGAAAATTTTGCCGATCATTGAAATTTCAACCTCTAGATACTCATAATGGTCAATATCTATTATTAAGTAGGCTCCAGTTATCAGACAAGATAATGCAAATGCCTAAGCATACGTCCAAATTGTGGTCTCCACCAAATTGTGACTACAAATGTTAAACATACACTACAGTCAACCTAATATTGCGAATATAATAGATACACTACTCGATgcatatttcaaataattaaattACAAGGTCTTTCATTCATTGAATCCAACAGAAGTTTATATGATGACTGCGAACTTAGTGGCAGACGCTATGAGCCGGAGATGTTTCGATTTTTCCTCAGTACATGCAAATATTATCAGGTACAAGAAGCTAGTGTTGAACAGAGGACCAAGAGTTTGTCTCTAACCAGTTGAAGGCTATAGGGCTCAGGAACGCATCAGGAATGCCAAAGGAGCTAACTAACGAAAGTGCATGCGGTCTCAGTTCCCCGCAAAACTTTGCAACTTCTTTTCTCACTGCTGCAGCATTGTCTACTGACAGGAAGCCGTATCGGAGAAACGCAGAGTCTTCTTCCAAGGTAACGAGGGCATACATGGATCTCAAAAGACCTAATATACTCTGCAAGAAGATTCACAATCGATTAACCATGCGCTGTAAGTTGACATTTAACCGACTGCGGAAATTGTTCATTTTATTTGTCAACAATCAATTATCAACTAGAAGAGGAAGATCATAACAAATTTCCATCCACGAACCTGCAACATGAACTCAAGATATGAGGATAAGCTCTGGAGAAATATCCTTCTCTTAGGTTTCTTACGTATTTTCTCTAATTTAAAGCCATAACAACACACTCTGCTCCTCATGTTTTTCATATACAAAGGGTCACCCTGGAAATTTATCAGCAATTGGTATCATTAGTTGCTTCTACTTGTCCAAAAAATCCCTAGAAAATTTATCAGCAATGGGTATCATTAGTTGCTTCTAACTTCTGGTCCTGCAAGATCTATACCAAAGAGTCAGATAACAGAGAAGTCTGTAGCCCACGATGAAAGCCAACATCACAACTAAGTTACTCTATTTTTGTGACTCTTCTATGTCTAGATTTCTCAAGAATGCATCACCATACATCAAACATCCTGCTTCAACACCTTCTACACATTTCCCTCGGCCTTTGTATCCTCCATACTTATTTAGTAGAAGACATTCAAGAGGATACTTCATCAAGCTCAAATAGTGCATGAAGAGCCAACACTTGGGTATTTCTTTGTTAGATATGAAGTACCCcgagaaaaaagaagaatgcACCCATGATGGCCTGCAATCAAAGACATTCCTGATATGAAATTCGGTGCCAGAGCACTGAAGCAGCTGCAAAAGAATTTGCCATTGAGAGAACCATCCAAGCCACCAGACAGAAATAAAGGAACCATCGATTTTGCGTCTCAGTCCAACTAGCCAGTGAAGTGTAGTAGTAAAGAGAGGAGATAGTTGCAAAAGGAAGGCAACAAACACTAGGGTGTCTGCTATAGCATATGAAGATATTCTGTAGGATCCTCTTGAGGTCTCTCCCATCAAAATTATCCTCTCTTGCAAGAATATTGGGAGAGCTCCTGTAGTAAACGAGGAATTGGAGTAAAAGACGTTCTTTTCTTGAATATTGGACAAAATGGAAGTTCTGATAACATGATCAGTAATATCCTGTTCTACTTCACCTTTTTCAACATCAGATTTTTCCAATGACAGGCTTTCTGAAACATCAATTGCATATTCAAGAATATTGACATGCTGAGGAATGCAATGGCCGGTGGACTTGAGCCTCTCTTCCAGGCAATCCAGGGGACCATCATGAAGAACGATATCAGCAGATAGCAGAATGACTTTATCAAATAACTCAAGAATTTGAAAACCAGGTCGATGGATGCTTATCACGATTGTTTCACACATGACAAGtcctcaataaataaattaatttgtAGATAGCAAACTGTGTATCACATTATGTCTAGTAACAATTCTTTCTTTTAAGTTCTTGTATTAAGGAAGAAAGTGTCTTCTTTTCTGGGGGAGGAATGGGTTCGGTGGTATGAGAAAGGGAGTGTAACTGAGACTCTGAGAGGTCACGCGAATTCAAGATCTCctactaatattttttttttttaaaaaaggtgTCTTAATTTCTTCACCATAATATATTGATAGAACAAATCATTCTACAACCCTGGCACTGAAAGAAATTAATCAAGTTTGCAAACCACAACATAAAGCGTAAACCAAGGGCTGCCTAATCTGGCCATTCAATGATAATGTTGTTTTAATATGAAAATAAATGACACAGGCAGTACATAGATCAGAATCCGAATTTTTTCCGCTTATCGAATTCCACAACTTCTTCTATATCTCATCTGTGTTGTGTTCTTACTATTCTAGGCTGATACCTGATAACACAGAAACAGACCATTGGCGGAAGGGAACGAAGGAGATAAATAGGCATATATAGGATATGCACCCTTCAACATCAGGTTTCTTAATTAGTATAGAATTTAAGCCTCCCTCCATATTATGTACGcactaaatttataattttaagTTTAAGTCCAAAATAAGGGTTTTGTAACACTGATTTCTCTCTCGAATATGCTGTCATACATTTCTGCACGAGTTTTTCAAAGTTTACAGCTAAGTGCATATTGTATGGGTGAAATTTCAGAAAATCTTGCTCAAGTGAAAAGATATTAATTCCAGCTAAAATCCTTTTGGCTCAATTCTGGTATGAGTATGACCCCTTGAGGCGGAAATATTTTGCTGTGTATTTGGATTTGATTAGTTGCCAACCATCCGAGTTGACATTATTCAACTGGCAAATCAACACTACAAACAGGCACAGAGGCTTGAGATGCATTCCAATTTCCTCGTGCATGGGGATAGCATGCAACTAATTCATTTGGATGATATAATACATAAGGTCGTCAGTTTGACTAGATTAACTTCAAAACGCCTACTCCAAGTAAAACGCAGAAGACAGCAGAAATGATATGTTTCTTGTTTATTCAGAAGTTCAGAATGCCAGTGCATtagtgaattaaaaaaaaaaatttgatgaatATTTTGCAGTGGCATTATCACAAGTCTAAGTGTATTAGGCTGGTAATTGTGAGACTCCTTATTGTCTCTCAAAACATGCTCTTTTTCTTTATCGGTATAAGAGGCTTGTGgtttctttgaaaaaaagaacTATACAAATAAAAAACCAAACTTTTATAGATTAGACATGAAAAAGTTCTAATGATGACATTTCACTAACTCGTATGATTAATTAAGTTAAACAACGCTACCAAAAATAGTTAAATTGATAAAATATATGTTTACACCAACTTTTGGCATTTGTTTTCAAGcttttcttgtttcctttctttttataaTGAATTTTAAACTCTGCGAATTTTTCAATTGTGCTgacctcttgaatcttgataCAACATTTTCGGCGGGACTTCTTCTTCAGCGAAGATGCGGCTGATGGAGTTGACTTGTGCATCTAACCCATCACTTTTTATGGTTCAAAAATCTACTTTGTTCCACAAGCGTCAGCTCTCAACTTGTCAATTTGGCTCATACAAGTTCATTTCTGGACTCAGACCTCAATTTGTAAGAATGAATATTTTAGAAATGGTTCAgaaatttcttctcttcaaTTAATCAAATGTTGGCTTCACCCCTTTGTCATCAGGCATATAATCTAGACGTAAATTTTGCATGGTTGGAGAAATTTTTTTAGTACAGTAAATTTTCTATTGAAGCAGGATGTTTGAAACTGCAAGGTCCACTTGAAGATGTTTGAAAATGATATGTTAACAATCTTGGCATTGAAATTTACTTACAGTTATGAAAACTAAATAAGTTTCCATTGCTTTGCAACAGATATGATTCATTGCCGTAACCATTGAAATTTTAGACATGTGATTGAAACTGAATTTTTCATTGGTGAAGTAACCCATGACTTGTGGTGGTTAATAACGTATTCAATGTATGACAATCAAGGAGCATTTAGGGTTGTTTACGCGCAAGCTTATTTCTGTCATCATGCTAAACTTTGAATATCCAGAGTTAACCCTTAGGGGCGGGGTGCACAAGCACAGGGAGATTAGTCTGGTACTCcctgtgttaaaaaaaaaaaaaaagaaaatatctaAATTTAACATGATTGTAAgcaagtgtttggattgtaaattatttgagataattttgtgaaaaaatactgtagcacttttttgatatgatatatgtgaaacaaaaaggtgattgaaaaatgtgttgatgatgcaagcaagtcagtgtgtgtaaataaggtgtaaataaTGTGCATGATTGCGTGATTTACCATATATTTCATGTTTTTTCTATGTTTTGCTAGTGTTGATATATACGCATTATATTCTGATTTTGGATGGTTAAGGAGGACAACAATTCAtagaaggtaaaaaaaaaagacaaagaatGAAGGTAAAATACCGTACTCTTGGTCTGGCCTTCTCCTTCTATATATCAGAAAGCCAATTACCTTGCTTAATTAGTAAAACTCCATTATGATGAAGGAAACAAATAAAGGAGATGCAATATCCAACAGAAATGGAAAATTATGTAAACACTGAATTGGAAAACCTCTCTCTCCCCTATCAAATCCAAGTGTGCtaatttgctaaaaaaaaaaattcaagtgtTCTAAGTTAATCTAAATGTCTAGCAATTAGTTGAGAGAAAAGCTTCATACGTACAGGACATGCAAGTTTCTTGCATCTAAAGTAAGAGTAACGTACACTAATAATGTGTGCAAAAGTAACGATCTTGTGtctatatcaaaaaaaaaaacactaaaagGTTTTGTAATAATGGGTGGATCAATTAATTGTACACAAAATTGTTGTTTCTGTACACTAGAATTTATACATGTTCATCCATGAATTGTCCAATCTTCCACCCCTTATCCTGTGGCATCGGTTATACTGCCTATGTAACGGCTGTTCTATATCATCAATTTAACGGAAACAACTCCTATTTCTTTGTCAGAGACTCATAATTCATTCTGCATTTATTCCTTCTTGTGATTAACTTTCTATTGTGGCCGTTTCAATTGATTATACACTCAATTGCATTTCATCTATAGTGGAACCAAGACAATAACCCCCTCAACGTAAAAAACCACTTCTTGAGTATAATGAGCAAATCCAAGTTGAGATTAAATAGCTGTAACCAACCTTTGACTGATTCATTGTAATTtacactttaatttttttactAGAAAAAAATCACTTTAGTCTACAGAGATATGCTTTAACAGCATCAGCCTAGCATGCATGCTTTTATAACATCATGATGATGATCAGCTGCTTGGACGCTGAGGTGTATAAAGAGGGGCAAGTTTGGTGGAGTTAGTTCGTCCTCCTCCACACTTCATCCTATTCTTTCTCTCCACATGGATTTACCGACTGTGACACCAATTTCTGGTCATCAACAAGTTCTTTATAgtataaaaactaaaaatcttTCTTATAAAATATCAACAACCAGCTACGATCAGCTCGGTTGTGGCGTTAACCAGAAGCCTAGGTGTATTTTGAAGAATGTGAACTGCGAAGCCAAACCGAGGGAGATAACAGCCATTGCTGGCTCCAGTGGAGCAGGAAAAACCACATTGTTGGAAATTCTTGGCGGAGTCATTGTTCCGAGTAGAGTCAGCGGTCATGTTCTCGTGAATGATCAGCCTCTGAATGTGACACACTTCCGGAGAATGTCTGGTTATGTGACACAAGATGAAGCTCTATTCCCACTTCTTACTGTTGAAGAGACTATAAGGTATAGTGCACGTCTCAGGCTGCGTGTAGGGCGTGAGGTGGCCAAAAAAAGAGTTCAAGAGCTGTTGAAGGAGCTTGGACTGGACCATGTTGCTGATGTGAGAATTGGCAGTGAATCCGGCAGAGGAATTTCTGGTGGCGAGAAGCGTCGAGTATCAATTGGGGTTGATTTAGTTCATGATCCTGCTGTAGTTTTGATTGATGAACCAACATCAGGACTTGACTCTGCCTCTGCTCTTCATGTGATGTTGCTGCTTAAATCCATGGCTAAGAATCAAGGCAAAACCATCTTGTTAAGCATCCATCAACCCGGCTACCGGATTCTTGAGTTATTTGACAAGGCCATTCTATTGTCCAATGGCATTTGTCTTCATGATGGAACCCTGCATTGCCTAGAGGAGAGGCTCGTTTCCACAGGCCATTTCATCCCTCATCATGTCAATGTGCTTGAATTTGCCATTGAGGTCTCAGACAGCCTGCATGTGGAAGAAACTGATATCGAAACTGGTGAATCAGAACATAACACTAACCTTGACAGCAATTCGCCTGTTATTTCCAATGTGGAGGAAAAGCACATATCTTACTCAAATTCCATGTTCAAGGAGATATTAATACTGACTCAGAGATTCTCCGAAAACATCTTCAGAACCAAGCAGCTTTTTGCTGCAAGGACGATTCAAGCTTTGGTTGCAGGGATCCTAATAGGGACAATATTCCTAAACGCATATAATAATCCAAAGAGATCGGACGTACAAACTCAATTTGGATTCTTCGCATTCAGTCTGACGTTTTTGTTGTCATCCACGACAGAAGCTTTGCCAATTTTCTTGCAAGAGCGGAGAATCTTGATGAGAGAGACCTCAAGAGGAGCCTATAGATTATCTTCTTACATCATAGCAAACACTATAGTGTTTCTTCCCTTCCTTCTGTTAGTGGCTCTTCTATACACTACACCAGTTTACTGGCTAGTTGGATTGAGACGAGATATTGATGGATTTCTGTATTTCTCTCTGGTGGCTTGGATGGTTGTCTTGATGTCAAATTCTTTCGTAGCATGTTTTAGCGCTCTAGTACCAAATTTCATCTCAGGAATGTCCTTGATTGCGGGCATTATAGGGGCATTCTTCCTCTTTTCAGGCTACTTTATACCCAAGGAAAATACGCCCGAGTGTTGGGTTTTTATGCACTACTTAAGCTTGTTCAAATATCCTTTTGAGAGCTTTCTGATAAATCAGTTTGGAGGGGACGAGGGGCGAAGGAAATGCGTGGCAAGTGTTGGAAGAGTGTGCATACTGCATGGTAATGAGTTCTTGAGGAGGCAAGGCATAGAGGAATCACAGAAATGGAATAACTTAATTATAATGTTGGCTTTCATTTTGGGCTACAGGCTTCTCTGTTTCTTGATTCTGTGGTGCAGATCTTACCGGAGCAGAAACTAAAAGTAGCATCTGAGCATTCAAATTACTAATAACTTGTCAGTTTCTTGATCATTACCTGTGTGAATACCTCAAATATCATCACTGCTGATTCCTTCTTTCCTGATATCCTGCTGTATCGTTATTCagcaaagaagagaaaaaagaggtCCTAGGATTTTAGCAGCTTGTTAAAGTGAAAATATTCTTTTGAACAAAATCCAGCAATTCTTGAGAACTCACCTTTTAGCGCTGAGTTTATTGTTACTTTGAGTTGGTATGAAATATGAATGTCTCATAAGATGGTACTGGAAATACATTTACAGCAATCTACTTGACAAATTGCGTTTTCAAAACTTTGGCATATCCTTCATCCCTTTTTGGCAtttatttttccttaaattatctGGAATTCAGATTACTTAATACAGAAACTAGATCCATGTGTTATTATTACCTCGATCATCCCCTGTGAGTGCANNNNNNNNNNNNNNNNNNNNNNNNNNNNNNNNNNNNNNNNNNNNNNNNNNNNNNNNNNNNNNNNNNNNNNNNNNNNNNNNNNNNNNNNNNNNNNNNNNNNNNNNNNNNNNNNNNNNNNNNNNNNNNNNNNNNNNNNNNNNNNNNNNNNNNNNNNNNNNNNNNNNNNNNNNNNNNNNNNNNNNNNNNNNNNNNNNNNNNNNNNNNNNNNNNNNNNNNNNNNNNNNNNNNNNNNNNNNNNNNNNNNNNNNNNNNNNNNNNNNNNNNNNNNNNNNNNNNNNNNNNNNNNNNNNNNNNNNNNNNNNNNNNNNNNNNNNNNNNNNNNNNNNNNNNNNNNNNNNNNNNNNNNNNNNNNNNNNNNNNNNNNNNNNNNNNNNNNNNNNNNNNNNNNNNNNNNNNNNNNNNNNNNNNNNNNNNNNNNNNNNNNNNNNNNNNNNNNNNNNNNNNNNNNNNNNNNNNNNNNNNNNNNNNNNNNNNNNNNNNNNNNNNNNNNNNNNNNNNNNNNNNNNNNNNNNNNNNNNNNNNNNNNNNNNNNNNNNNNNNNNNNNNNNNNNNNNNNNNNNNNNNNNNNNNNNNNNNNNNNNNNNNNNNNNNNNNNNNNNNNNNNNNNNNNNNNNNNNNNNNNNNNNNNNNNNNNNNNNNNNNNNNNNNNNNNNNNNNNNNNNNNNNNNNNNNNNNNNNNNNNNNNNNNNNNNNNNNNNNNNNNNNNNNNNNNNNNNNNNNNNNNNNNNNNNNNNNNNNNNNNNNNNNNNNNNNNNNNNNNNNNNNNNNNNNNNNNNNNNNNNNNNNNNNNNNNNNNNNNNNNNNNNNNNNNNNNNNNNNNNNNNNNNNNNNNNNNNNNNNNNNNNNNNNNNNNNNNNNNNNNNNNNNNNNNNNNNNNNNNNNNNNNNNNNNNNNNNNNNNNNNNNNNNNNNNNNNNNNNNNNNNNNNNNNNNNNNNNNNNNNNNNNNNNNNNNNNNNNNNNNNNNNNNN
Above is a genomic segment from Coffea eugenioides isolate CCC68of chromosome 5, Ceug_1.0, whole genome shotgun sequence containing:
- the LOC113769966 gene encoding ABC transporter G family member 10-like, with amino-acid sequence MDLPTVTPISGHQQVLYSIKTKNLSYKISTTSYDQLGCGVNQKPRCILKNVNCEAKPREITAIAGSSGAGKTTLLEILGGVIVPSRVSGHVLVNDQPLNVTHFRRMSGYVTQDEALFPLLTVEETIRYSARLRLRVGREVAKKRVQELLKELGLDHVADVRIGSESGRGISGGEKRRVSIGVDLVHDPAVVLIDEPTSGLDSASALHVMLLLKSMAKNQGKTILLSIHQPGYRILELFDKAILLSNGICLHDGTLHCLEERLVSTGHFIPHHVNVLEFAIEVSDSLHVEETDIETGESEHNTNLDSNSPVISNVEEKHISYSNSMFKEILILTQRFSENIFRTKQLFAARTIQALVAGILIGTIFLNAYNNPKRSDVQTQFGFFAFSLTFLLSSTTEALPIFLQERRILMRETSRGAYRLSSYIIANTIVFLPFLLLVALLYTTPVYWLVGLRRDIDGFLYFSLVAWMVVLMSNSFVACFSALVPNFISGMSLIAGIIGAFFLFSGYFIPKENTPECWVFMHYLSLFKYPFESFLINQFGGDEGRRKCVASVGRVCILHGNEFLRRQGIEESQKWNNLIIMLAFILGYRLLCFLILWCRSYRSRN